ACGCCGTGCTGATCGCATTCTTTCATGCGAACTTCTGGTGACCAGCAGTTTTCTTCGATCTCACGGAAAAACTTTCCATCAACCATCATTCGCGCACAGCCACATTTATGGTGGTCAAGTTGCACAAAACCGCCGTAACCGTAACGTTCTTTTAGATCAGGCCAGTTCTCTGGAAGTATGTGCGTGTGTATATCAATTTTGAGTTGGTTCATAAATTACAGATCCAATTTATTGTCTTTGGGCATTACGTCACCGCAGTTTTCGCAGGTGCGATGCTCTTCGCTTTCTAAAAAGCGCTCGAATACCGGTAAGAAGTCTTTTTCAACATTGGTTAGCTGAAAGTACTCTTCATACAACTTGTGGTCACAGCTCTCACAGAACCACATCAACCCATCTTTTTCATGAGCAAGTCTTTTTCGTTCGACCACTAAACCAATCGAGTTCTCAAACCGGACTGGCGAGTGGGGCACCTTAGGAGGCAGTAAAAAGATTTCTCCAGCTTTGATAGGGTAATCGACACGCTTACCGTCTTGAATGGTGCGTAACTCCATTTCGCCTTCTAGCTGATAGAAAAACTCAGGGCCTTCATCATAGTGAAAGTCACGACGACCGTTCGGACCACCGACAACCATGACGATAAAGTCATCTTGTTCAAAAACTTGTTTATTACAAACCGGTGGCTGCAATAGGTGACGGTGTTCATCAATCCACTTCTGAAAATTAAAAGGCTGAACCGGTTTACTGATTGGGTCGCTCATGGTTATGACTCCTATGACTCATCGATGGTGGCAATACACTTCAACTCAATCGCAATCGGCGTTGGTAGAGAACTGATTTCGATAGTCGTACGGCAAGGCTGGTTGTCCGCGAAATATTCCGCGTAGATTTTATTGTAGGTTTTAAAATCATCTTTCATGTTAGTCAGGAACACTTGAACATCCACCAACTGTTCCCAGCTAGAGCCAGACTCCTCTAGAATCCAACGAATATTGTCGAATACACTACGACACTGAGTTTCGATGCAGTAATCTACAATAACACCATTGTCGTCTAAAGTGACGCCCGGAATATCTTTACTGCCTTTCTGGCGAGGCCCAACGCCGGATAAAAAGAGGAGATTACCCACACGGCGGGCATGAGGATATAAGCCAACCGGCTCTGGAGCTTTACTGGATACGATTTTTTCTGACATAAGTTCCTCAAGTCTTTGATTTCTTTGACCAGCAACGACTACAAGATGTGTTTTAACGTCTGATCAATGATGGTCTGCTGCAATAGCAATCTATAAAAAATACTAGGTATTTCAGGCGTGTGCAAACGCCCAACAAATAAAGAGGGGAGTGTTACTTATCTAAGATCCACTTGCATCCGCCCTGATGAGCGAAGATGAATCCCGATGTTTTTTGATGTGGAAAATATTGCATGACGCTATTTATATCAAATAAAGGGTGTATCAGGCAAGAAAGCGGTCTTTCCTGCCCGATGTCTTAATCTCTAAAATTATTAAACTGGAACGGTTGTCCTAATTCGGCTTGGCGTACAACTCCCATTGCCGCTTGTAAGTCGTCGCGCTTTTTACCGGTGACACGGACTTGTTCGCCCTGAATAGATGCTTGAACTTTTAGCTTTGACTCTTTAATGAGTTTAGTGATTTTCTTGGCGATGTCTTTGTCGATACCTTGCTTGAAGGTCACGGTTTTGTAGAACGTCTTGCCAGAATGAGTCGCTTCATCAGAGATGTCGAGCGCATTGACATCGATACTGCGCTTAGTGCAGCAGCGGTAGAAAATGTCGATCATTTGGTCAACCTGAAAGTCGGCTTCGGCTGTGACTTTAACACTATCACCCGTTTGCTCGAAGCTGGCGTCTACGCCGCGAAAATCAAAACGTGTCGTGAGTTCTCGGTTGGCGTTATCAACGGTGTTGGTGATTTCATGCTTATCGACTTCGGAAACTATATCAAAAGAGGGCATGGTTAATTCCTATTGATTCAATTGAGGCTAATAGTAGCCGTATTAATACTTTATACAAACATTTTTTGTTTCGGTGAAGAAGCGTAATGCTTCTAAACCACCTTCGCGGCCGACCCCAGAGCTTTTAACGCCACCGAAAGGTGTTCGCAAATCTCTCAGTAACCAGCAGTTAACCCAGACAATACCAGCTTCTATCTGCTTGGCAACGCGGTGAGCGCGTTTTAAATCACTGGTCCAGATACTGGAAGCGAGCCCGTACTCTGAGGCATTGGCGAGTGTGACGGCTTCTTCGTCGCTATCAAACGGCATAATGGTACAGACTGGGCCAAAAATTTCTTCTTGGTTGGTTCGACAGCTATTATCCAGTCCTTCAATCACGGTAGGCTCGACAAAGAAACCGTTTTGGCAGCGACCATCAAGAGACACTCTTTTACCGCCAGTTAAAACCGTACCACCTTCTTCTTGAGCTAACTCGATATAAGACAGTACTTTTTCCATATGTGGTTTAGAGACCAGTGCGCCATGTTGCGTATCTGCATCAAGTGGATCGCCGATTTTAAGTTCGCGAACTTTTTCGATGAAGGCTGCCTTAAACTTGTCATAAATGGGTCGTTCAATATAGATTCTTGAGCCACACAAACAAATTTGGCCTTGGTTAGAAAATGCCGCTCTCACTACATTATCAACCGTGTCTTCAAAGTCGCAGTCCGCAAATACCAAGGTCGGGTTCTTTCCGCCCAGCTCTAGTGACAGTTTTTTAAACATACCAGCCGTTACTCTGCTGATGTGAGCACCAGTCGATGTGCCTCCGGTGAAACTGATGGCTTTGACTTTGGGGTGCGTCGTCAACGGGTTGCCAATCGAAGGGCCTGTGCCATGTAAAATATTGAGCACGCCCTTAGGCAAACCTGCCTCAATACAAATCTTAGAAAATAAGTAAGCCGTCATCGGTGTTATTTCCGAAGGCTTGGCAATGACCGCATTGCCTGCGGCTAATGCTGGTGCGATTTTCCAAGTGAACAAATACAGCGGCAGGTTCCACGGCGATATACAGCCAACAATACCGATCGGATCGCGTAGGGTATAGTTAATGGCATCGTTGCCAGTGGCATGGCTTTCGCTGGAAAACTGGGTGATGGCTTGGGCAAAAAAACGAATATTCGCGGACGAACGGTAGATATCGACATTTTTAGCCAGCATAAAGGGTTTGCCATTATCAATTGCTTCAGCTTTCGCCAGCTCGTTGGAGTGGTCATCGATTGTATCTGCGACTCGAGTCAGTATCGCTGCTCGTTGCTCTAGTGATAAAGCGGCCCACTCAGGCTGTGCAGCCTCTGCGGCGCTGATAGCCCGCTCCAAGTCCTCTGAGGTTGATTCAGGGATCTGGCTGTAGACTTGGCCAGTTGCCGGCTCGACATTATCGATATAGTGACCCTGAACCGGATCGACTAACTCACCGCCAATATAATTTTTTAGCATCTGCATGCATGTGCCCTCAGTCTTTTATAGGCAGCTTGTTCGGCCGCCATCAACAGGAAGGTTGATTCCCGTGATATACCCCGCGGCAGGTGAGGCTAAAAATGCTACTGCATTGGCAAACTCTTGAGCAGTGCCAAAACGTTTCATTGGAATAATAGATTTTTCTTCCTGCTCCATTTCTTTGATTGAAACGCCTTTTTTGTTGGCTTTGTTTTGAATAATGGCTTCTAAGCGAACCGTGTTAGTCGCGCCCGGGAGAACATTATTGACCGTGATATTAAACTGCCCCAATTCGTTGGCTAACGTTTTTGCCCAATTAGCGACGGCGCCACGTACTGTGTTGGATACGCCAAGACCGTTGAGCGGTTGCTTTACTGAAGTCGATATAACGTTGATGATACGGCCATAATTCGCTTCTTTCATGCTCGGTAAAGCCAGCTTCATCAGTTCATGATTGCATACTAAATGCTGATGAAAAGCAGCCAAGAAGTCTCCTGTCTCCGCGCTATTCGCTGGGCCAGGGGCTGGGCCACCGGTGTTATTAATGAGAATGTGAATCGCGGCTTCCGGCTCTTGTAAAAAGTCATAAACTACTTGCTTAACTTGATCGGGGTTTGAGAAGTCAGCGACTAGAACGTGATGGTCTTGGCCTTGCGAATGGTCGAGTTCTTTTTGTACAGCTTCAAGCTTCTCGCGGCTTCTCGCCAGTAGCACGATGTTCGCCCCTTGTTCTGATAATTGTTTGGCGATAGCTTTTCCCATGCCTTGGCTAGAGCCACAGACGAGTGCTGTTTTTCCAATAAGCGATAAATTCATAGTAGTGTCTTGTTTTAGCTTAAAAAGAATATTTAAGCATATTTAGGCAAGGACTGAAATGGGCTGACGATGCTTAGAGGCAGGTAACTTTATTACGTCCATCACGTTTAGACTGATAAAGTGCTTTATCGGCACGTGCGTATAGGTCTTTGAGTGATTCATTTTTCAAGGTGCAGGCTACGCCAAAGCTACAAGTTAACTTGTTGACTGCTTGGAAGTGATGCTGCTCGATCAAGCTCCGAAGCTTCTCCGATAGTGTTTGAGCATGTTCAGACTCTGTTGCGGGACATAAAATAGCAAACTCTTCACCGCCCCAGCGAGCTAAGGTATCGGTTTTACGAATATTGTTATTGAGTAAGGTCGATAGCTCGATTAAAACGTCATCGCCGGCTAAGTGACCATGGTTATCGTTAATTGATTTAAAGTGATCCACATCCAATAAAATGAAAGCCATGTCAGAGTATTCTTGCTGATAACTGAAATATCGTTGCTCAAGAAACTCTCTATTGTGCAGTCCAGTCAGGCGATCGGTTTGGGCGCGTCGAACGAGGGCGCTGTGCTTTTGTGATTTTAATTTTCGGTGCAAAATCAAAAAGAGTAATATCGATATTAAGGCAGTCACTAAAGCGGCATAAAAAAGCAGTCGATAGATTTCAAGCTGGCTGGTCATCCGTGCTGAGGAGAGTAGCCTTAAAGTGTCAACGGCTGAGTGAACCGAATAAATATCGCTGGTGAAGGCGCCTTTGGGGTCTTGGTAGCCTTTGATAAACTGCACCACGTCTGGTACTGATACAGCATCAAGGCGGCCCATTTCCTTAAGCATCCAGACCACTAAGTGAGTGGCCTTTAATGAGTTCTGCTCTGAGTGACCCTCTTCGCTATACACATTCTCTGTAGTTTTAAAGGTACTGTTTAAGGTCGCGATCAGTTCTTCGATATGCAGAATCTCTCTTACTGTGTCGCCTGCTTTCTGGTTGATGGGGAGGTGATGAATACTAAACCAGGCTCTGTGAGCATCATAACTGCTAATGACTGGGTGGCCGGGAAATGGACTGAAACTGTTGGTATCATTCGACCAACTGTTCTCCACAAAACGGTTAATCTGTTGTTGATGCTCTTGGTTCACGACTTGGGAATTTAACTTGCCCATATGGTGTAAGGCCTGAACCGCAAAGGCCGTTGCTTTCACCGTCGACTGCTGACCAAACTCTGGATAACCTGGGTCCCAAAAACCACCGTCGTTATTTTGGTAAGCTAGGATCAGCTGTGCTACCGCCTCGGTATCAATGGTACCAAGCGCATCGAGTTTATCGAGAATGATGACTGAATCGAGCGTCGCGCGGATGTTAACGGAACTATTGGGTAACGCTGAAAACCCTTTGAGATTGCCGATAGCATTACTCGGCGCTTTGAAGTTTTTTAGCAGGAATGTCACCACGGCATCGTTATCGATCCGATCGAGCGCGTCGAGTTCAGCGAGCGCTTCGATAGCAAATCGAGTAAGACGAACACTCTCACGATTGAGTGTGGTCGGTTCATCAAATAAATCAGGATTGTTAACGAAATAACCGTCTGGGTGCAGCCGCTTTACTAGCCACTGAATCGTTCCGGAAGCGTAAGTGGGCGTTTTGCCTTGAATCGGCAAGATATGATAATTGTTATCGAGCTGTCGATATTTTTGAAAGAAAAAGCCAGAGAGGACAACGCTTACTATCGCTATCCAAAAAAGGATCGATCTTTTCGATTTCAAAAATGGGCCAAGGCTCATTGTATTCGGCTAATTCCTTATCGGTTAATGGTTAAGGAGTGTACAGCGCCTTAGGCCCAATATATCAAAAAAAGTGCAAAATTACTTACTTAACGCACGCTCAAAAGCTTCTAGCGTTTGCTTTAATTCCTTGTCGCCGTGTGAGGCTGAAACAAAGCCTGCCTCAAACGCAGAAGGAGAAAGATAGACACCCTCGTCGAGCATGGCATGATAAAAACGTTTAAAACGATCCATATCGCCGTTAGTCACCTGTTTGTAACTCGTCACGGTCTCTGCATCATTGAAGAAGAAACCGAACATTGAGCCGACATGGTTGGTGGTGAACGGGATGCCTTTTTGCTCG
The DNA window shown above is from Kangiella marina and carries:
- a CDS encoding 3-hydroxyanthranilate 3,4-dioxygenase — encoded protein: MSDPISKPVQPFNFQKWIDEHRHLLQPPVCNKQVFEQDDFIVMVVGGPNGRRDFHYDEGPEFFYQLEGEMELRTIQDGKRVDYPIKAGEIFLLPPKVPHSPVRFENSIGLVVERKRLAHEKDGLMWFCESCDHKLYEEYFQLTNVEKDFLPVFERFLESEEHRTCENCGDVMPKDNKLDL
- a CDS encoding RidA family protein — its product is MSEKIVSSKAPEPVGLYPHARRVGNLLFLSGVGPRQKGSKDIPGVTLDDNGVIVDYCIETQCRSVFDNIRWILEESGSSWEQLVDVQVFLTNMKDDFKTYNKIYAEYFADNQPCRTTIEISSLPTPIAIELKCIATIDES
- a CDS encoding YajQ family cyclic di-GMP-binding protein, which produces MPSFDIVSEVDKHEITNTVDNANRELTTRFDFRGVDASFEQTGDSVKVTAEADFQVDQMIDIFYRCCTKRSIDVNALDISDEATHSGKTFYKTVTFKQGIDKDIAKKITKLIKESKLKVQASIQGEQVRVTGKKRDDLQAAMGVVRQAELGQPFQFNNFRD
- a CDS encoding aldehyde dehydrogenase → MQMLKNYIGGELVDPVQGHYIDNVEPATGQVYSQIPESTSEDLERAISAAEAAQPEWAALSLEQRAAILTRVADTIDDHSNELAKAEAIDNGKPFMLAKNVDIYRSSANIRFFAQAITQFSSESHATGNDAINYTLRDPIGIVGCISPWNLPLYLFTWKIAPALAAGNAVIAKPSEITPMTAYLFSKICIEAGLPKGVLNILHGTGPSIGNPLTTHPKVKAISFTGGTSTGAHISRVTAGMFKKLSLELGGKNPTLVFADCDFEDTVDNVVRAAFSNQGQICLCGSRIYIERPIYDKFKAAFIEKVRELKIGDPLDADTQHGALVSKPHMEKVLSYIELAQEEGGTVLTGGKRVSLDGRCQNGFFVEPTVIEGLDNSCRTNQEEIFGPVCTIMPFDSDEEAVTLANASEYGLASSIWTSDLKRAHRVAKQIEAGIVWVNCWLLRDLRTPFGGVKSSGVGREGGLEALRFFTETKNVCIKY
- a CDS encoding SDR family oxidoreductase, whose translation is MNLSLIGKTALVCGSSQGMGKAIAKQLSEQGANIVLLARSREKLEAVQKELDHSQGQDHHVLVADFSNPDQVKQVVYDFLQEPEAAIHILINNTGGPAPGPANSAETGDFLAAFHQHLVCNHELMKLALPSMKEANYGRIINVISTSVKQPLNGLGVSNTVRGAVANWAKTLANELGQFNITVNNVLPGATNTVRLEAIIQNKANKKGVSIKEMEQEEKSIIPMKRFGTAQEFANAVAFLASPAAGYITGINLPVDGGRTSCL
- a CDS encoding diguanylate cyclase domain-containing protein, translating into MKSKRSILFWIAIVSVVLSGFFFQKYRQLDNNYHILPIQGKTPTYASGTIQWLVKRLHPDGYFVNNPDLFDEPTTLNRESVRLTRFAIEALAELDALDRIDNDAVVTFLLKNFKAPSNAIGNLKGFSALPNSSVNIRATLDSVIILDKLDALGTIDTEAVAQLILAYQNNDGGFWDPGYPEFGQQSTVKATAFAVQALHHMGKLNSQVVNQEHQQQINRFVENSWSNDTNSFSPFPGHPVISSYDAHRAWFSIHHLPINQKAGDTVREILHIEELIATLNSTFKTTENVYSEEGHSEQNSLKATHLVVWMLKEMGRLDAVSVPDVVQFIKGYQDPKGAFTSDIYSVHSAVDTLRLLSSARMTSQLEIYRLLFYAALVTALISILLFLILHRKLKSQKHSALVRRAQTDRLTGLHNREFLEQRYFSYQQEYSDMAFILLDVDHFKSINDNHGHLAGDDVLIELSTLLNNNIRKTDTLARWGGEEFAILCPATESEHAQTLSEKLRSLIEQHHFQAVNKLTCSFGVACTLKNESLKDLYARADKALYQSKRDGRNKVTCL